A genomic stretch from Kovacikia minuta CCNUW1 includes:
- a CDS encoding ABC transporter ATP-binding protein produces the protein MTKPLIELRGVSLTFGQQVILDAVDLTIYQGEAIAVLGPSGTGKSTILRVICGLQAVDAGEIYIQGKLREGTIEDAEDPIGIGMVFQQAALFDSLTVEQNVGFLLYRHSRLPAAEIRELVNQKLELVGLPGTGDLYPAELSGGMRKRVSLARAIISNPENPKDTPEVLLYDEPTAGLDPIASTMIEDVIRQLHTVEGGYSTYAVVTHQDSTIRRTADRIIFLYQGKVQWDGSREEAYRSDNPILQQFFSGSIKGPIQTAG, from the coding sequence ATGACTAAGCCCTTGATTGAATTAAGGGGAGTTAGCCTGACGTTTGGTCAGCAGGTCATTCTAGACGCGGTTGATTTAACAATCTACCAGGGAGAGGCGATCGCTGTCCTGGGACCCTCAGGAACGGGGAAATCAACCATTCTGCGTGTGATTTGTGGGTTACAGGCTGTTGATGCTGGGGAAATTTACATTCAGGGAAAGTTGCGGGAAGGAACCATTGAGGATGCAGAAGACCCGATCGGGATTGGAATGGTATTTCAACAGGCAGCTTTGTTTGATTCCCTAACCGTGGAACAAAATGTTGGGTTTTTGCTCTATCGACATTCCCGATTACCTGCCGCTGAAATTCGCGAATTGGTGAACCAAAAGCTAGAACTGGTGGGCTTGCCAGGAACTGGAGATCTCTACCCAGCAGAACTCTCTGGCGGCATGCGGAAACGGGTTAGTCTTGCCCGTGCCATCATCTCAAATCCGGAGAATCCAAAAGACACACCAGAGGTGTTGCTCTATGACGAACCTACCGCTGGGCTAGATCCGATCGCGTCCACCATGATTGAAGATGTGATTCGCCAACTCCATACCGTTGAAGGAGGGTATAGTACTTACGCTGTTGTCACTCATCAGGACAGCACCATTCGCCGTACCGCTGACCGGATTATCTTTCTATATCAGGGGAAGGTACAGTGGGATGGTTCACGAGAGGAGGCATACCGCAGCGATAATCCAATTCTTCAACAATTCTTTAGTGGAAGTATTAAAGGACCAATTCAAACGGCAGGTTAA
- a CDS encoding damage-control phosphatase ARMT1 family protein yields the protein MIPSQRPRLPLPPPLMMAEPGSFAHFTLTQRWPAVVRRIIAENSFPTRIVSDLEILVRDFTEGLIRLIQDDATDTLDWEHYLVPFVGSPWLAVPWFFAEVYFYRRILEATRYFQPGEWRVFDPFWQQKQMSLESAMPDVRAIASQPSEHPSNHFLLPLLYWGLWGNRADLSLHPDATATGIQTNVNASLDHHRILVDDSSWLLERLMQQPPRRIDLVADNAGFELICDLFLIDGLLNQSLTQTVRLHLKNHPTFVSDATIVDVHHTLTTLEADPVCCPLAQRLNHYLSSGQLQLDADAFWTAPLVFWEMPWSVQTELAQADLVILKGDANYRRLLGDRQWPHTTLFSDVAGYFPAPLVALRTLKSEIVVGLQPTQVAAVSQQDSNWLINGHWGVIQSTGYRQAP from the coding sequence GTGATTCCATCCCAGCGCCCCCGGTTGCCCCTTCCACCTCCGTTAATGATGGCGGAACCTGGGTCATTTGCCCATTTCACCCTGACCCAGCGCTGGCCTGCTGTTGTTCGTCGGATCATTGCTGAAAATTCCTTCCCGACTAGAATCGTTAGCGATCTAGAAATTCTGGTCAGGGATTTTACTGAAGGGTTGATCCGATTGATTCAGGATGATGCTACCGACACGCTCGATTGGGAGCATTACCTGGTTCCCTTTGTCGGTAGCCCCTGGCTGGCAGTTCCCTGGTTTTTTGCAGAAGTCTACTTTTATCGCCGGATTTTAGAAGCAACTCGCTACTTTCAACCAGGAGAGTGGCGAGTTTTTGATCCATTCTGGCAACAAAAGCAGATGAGCCTGGAAAGTGCGATGCCGGATGTGCGGGCGATCGCATCCCAGCCATCTGAACATCCATCGAATCATTTTTTGCTGCCATTATTGTACTGGGGTTTGTGGGGCAACCGAGCGGATCTGAGTTTACACCCCGATGCAACTGCCACAGGCATACAGACAAATGTCAACGCATCGCTGGATCACCATCGCATCCTAGTTGATGATTCTTCCTGGTTGCTTGAGCGCTTGATGCAGCAGCCCCCTCGTCGCATTGATCTGGTTGCAGATAATGCCGGGTTTGAACTGATCTGCGATTTGTTTTTAATTGATGGTTTACTGAACCAGTCCCTTACTCAAACGGTTCGGCTTCACTTAAAAAACCATCCAACCTTTGTTTCCGATGCCACGATCGTGGATGTTCATCACACCCTGACAACGCTGGAGGCTGACCCTGTTTGTTGTCCACTGGCACAACGGTTGAACCACTATCTGAGTTCTGGGCAACTACAATTAGACGCGGACGCGTTTTGGACTGCGCCGCTTGTGTTTTGGGAGATGCCCTGGTCAGTTCAAACAGAGTTGGCGCAGGCAGATCTGGTTATCCTCAAAGGTGATGCCAACTACCGCAGGCTACTGGGCGATCGGCAATGGCCGCACACGACCCTATTCTCTGATGTCGCTGGATACTTTCCTGCACCGCTGGTTGCGCTGAGAACCTTAAAGTCTGAGATCGTTGTGGGATTGCAGCCTACCCAGGTCGCAGCAGTTAGCCAGCAAGATTCCAATTGGTTAATCAATGGACACTGGGGCGTGATTCAATCTACAGGCTATCGTCAAGCCCCCTAG
- a CDS encoding DUF6438 domain-containing protein: protein MMLRSPIPLNLLIGLSTVLATSVLNPLLLEAKSIPSPQRVTVQPQRSSQPVMLTLERTACFGFCPIYKLTVYGNGKVVYQGRRFVKVTGTRTTTISHATVNKLISEFQRIQYFKLQNNYVGGHTDAPSAITSLAMGKQKKTVYHYLGSPDAPTQLTALENKIDAVVNSKQWIGTDAERAPEGTKK from the coding sequence ATGATGCTGCGATCGCCCATCCCTCTTAATCTGCTGATTGGTCTAAGCACTGTTTTAGCAACATCCGTGCTCAATCCTCTGTTGTTAGAGGCTAAATCGATTCCCTCACCCCAAAGAGTAACCGTTCAGCCGCAACGATCGTCCCAACCCGTAATGCTGACCCTTGAACGAACCGCCTGTTTTGGGTTTTGCCCCATTTATAAACTCACGGTTTATGGCAATGGTAAGGTTGTTTATCAGGGTAGACGGTTTGTAAAGGTAACGGGCACCCGCACCACAACCATTAGCCACGCCACAGTTAACAAACTGATCTCGGAATTTCAACGGATTCAGTACTTTAAGTTGCAGAATAATTACGTTGGTGGGCATACAGATGCACCGTCGGCAATCACTTCTCTGGCTATGGGCAAACAAAAGAAAACGGTATACCATTACCTTGGCTCACCTGATGCACCCACCCAACTGACAGCTTTAGAAAACAAAATTGATGCTGTGGTGAATTCTAAACAATGGATTGGAACGGATGCGGAACGTGCCCCAGAGGGAACTAAAAAATGA
- a CDS encoding WD40 repeat domain-containing protein: MHKLLAPFLGMTIVAISGCDRFTVSSSTEAATTLQQNAAPSPWKEAELSRTFNKDANPVRTLAISPDGRVLASGSMNGNLRLWDLKTGKNIKTFTQSTSVDSLAFSPNGEILASGDSSGRIQFWQVNNGKPIRTLTGQSHSIKSVAFSSDGQTFASGSWDKTVRLWNPTTGNLLRTLTGSASVNTVAFGAHGEVACGSYDGIVKFWRVDGGGAIGTFPAASDSVYAIAFSPDQQQFVTGSADGKIKIWSLQKADLTHDLTAHRDSVTSLAISPDGQTLASGSADKTIKLWNLQTGSLIHTLMAKRVLALAMSPDGKTLVSSGIDGTLRVWRVKDKG; the protein is encoded by the coding sequence ATGCACAAACTTTTAGCTCCATTTCTAGGGATGACGATCGTGGCGATCTCAGGGTGCGATCGTTTCACTGTATCCTCAAGCACTGAAGCTGCAACCACACTTCAACAAAATGCCGCTCCGAGTCCCTGGAAAGAAGCTGAACTCAGCCGCACCTTCAACAAGGACGCCAATCCCGTCCGCACCCTTGCCATTAGCCCGGATGGTCGAGTTCTAGCCAGCGGTAGCATGAATGGCAATCTACGATTGTGGGATTTAAAGACGGGTAAAAATATCAAAACATTTACCCAATCCACTTCGGTTGATTCGCTGGCGTTTAGCCCCAATGGGGAAATTCTTGCCAGTGGCGACTCCAGCGGCAGGATTCAATTTTGGCAGGTTAATAACGGCAAACCGATTCGGACACTCACGGGGCAGTCCCACAGTATCAAATCAGTTGCTTTTAGTTCGGATGGTCAAACCTTTGCCAGTGGTAGTTGGGATAAGACAGTCAGGCTCTGGAATCCAACAACTGGAAATTTGCTCCGCACCCTGACCGGTAGTGCTTCTGTGAATACGGTTGCCTTTGGTGCCCACGGAGAGGTTGCCTGTGGCAGTTACGATGGCATTGTTAAATTTTGGCGGGTGGATGGCGGAGGGGCGATCGGCACCTTTCCTGCCGCTTCTGACTCGGTTTATGCGATCGCCTTCAGTCCAGACCAGCAACAGTTTGTCACGGGTAGCGCCGATGGCAAAATCAAAATCTGGAGCCTGCAAAAGGCAGACTTGACCCACGATTTAACTGCCCATCGAGATTCAGTTACATCGCTTGCCATCAGCCCGGATGGACAAACCCTTGCCAGTGGCAGCGCAGATAAAACCATCAAATTGTGGAACCTGCAAACCGGAAGCCTGATTCACACCCTGATGGCAAAGCGTGTACTTGCGCTGGCTATGAGTCCTGATGGCAAAACCCTGGTTAGCAGTGGCATCGATGGCACGTTGAGGGTGTGGAGAGTGAAGGATAAAGGATGA
- a CDS encoding MlaD family protein translates to MTSGTGMRRSRSRRESTLGLFVLLAIGLLGLLILWLRGFKGGRSYEAIVEFSNAGGMKVGTPVSYRGVQVGEVIGVKLQPRGVALKISIAPEDLVIPRSVRIEANQAGLIGETAIDMTPLQDLPEEIAAKPLDPNCDPTQIICNGARLQGETKLDVNQLIRSVLKISNFLTDPEFTANVTSVTKNASNALAQIAKLSETATGLSQDVRAGKGAAGTSFQEFGLAAKELRLTSVQIRGLLVANRGSIIATLDNTKASSDKLRILLDNFIPVSEQARRGELFRNLEKLSANAAEASANLRDISKGLSDRSNLLMIQQTLDAARAVFQNIQKITTDVDELTGSAEFRERLQKLIKGLSNLVSSTQQLQQQIQLAQQLEPIAAELDKNPVPPAETNGTLLQVPVVMEQGKGDKWERESGGQEAEPRSEEPGARR, encoded by the coding sequence ATGACCTCTGGAACGGGGATGCGACGATCGCGATCCAGGCGAGAAAGTACGTTGGGCTTGTTTGTGTTGCTGGCAATCGGACTATTGGGATTACTGATCCTGTGGTTACGGGGCTTTAAAGGAGGTCGTAGCTACGAGGCGATCGTTGAATTCTCAAATGCAGGTGGCATGAAAGTCGGAACCCCCGTTTCCTACCGGGGGGTGCAGGTCGGAGAAGTGATTGGCGTTAAGCTCCAGCCAAGGGGAGTAGCGCTGAAGATTTCGATCGCTCCTGAGGATCTGGTGATTCCCCGCAGCGTCAGAATTGAAGCGAACCAGGCGGGGCTGATTGGCGAAACGGCAATTGACATGACTCCCCTGCAAGACCTACCCGAAGAGATTGCGGCAAAACCACTCGATCCCAACTGCGACCCGACCCAGATCATCTGTAACGGCGCACGGTTGCAAGGGGAAACTAAATTAGATGTGAATCAATTGATTCGATCGGTGCTTAAAATTTCTAATTTTCTGACCGACCCAGAATTTACTGCCAACGTCACCTCTGTGACTAAAAACGCATCGAACGCATTAGCGCAGATTGCCAAGTTGAGTGAAACTGCCACGGGATTGAGCCAGGATGTACGTGCAGGAAAAGGTGCCGCAGGTACTTCTTTCCAGGAATTTGGATTAGCCGCCAAAGAACTCCGGTTAACGTCCGTTCAGATTAGAGGATTGCTCGTCGCCAACCGGGGATCAATCATTGCCACCCTGGACAATACCAAAGCATCGAGCGACAAACTGCGAATTCTCCTGGATAATTTCATTCCTGTGAGTGAACAGGCTCGGCGAGGAGAATTATTCCGAAATCTGGAAAAGCTTTCTGCCAATGCCGCCGAAGCGTCGGCAAACCTGCGGGATATTTCTAAAGGTCTCAGCGATCGCAGCAATCTGTTGATGATTCAACAAACGCTGGATGCTGCCCGTGCCGTATTTCAAAATATCCAAAAAATCACGACCGATGTGGATGAATTAACCGGAAGTGCTGAGTTCCGCGAAAGATTACAAAAATTGATCAAAGGGTTGAGCAACCTCGTTTCTTCGACCCAACAGTTGCAACAACAAATCCAACTTGCTCAACAACTGGAACCGATCGCCGCCGAGTTAGACAAAAATCCTGTTCCCCCAGCCGAAACCAATGGTACCCTGCTTCAGGTACCTGTGGTGATGGAGCAGGGGAAAGGGGACAAGTGGGAGAGAGAGTCAGGAGGACAGGAGGCAGAACCCAGGAGCGAGGAGCCAGGAGCCAGAAGGTAA
- a CDS encoding NHLP bacteriocin export ABC transporter permease/ATPase subunit, whose translation MVSQLSPRELQGKEFNFRGNQPLLLDDPQIVWVVQSGSVALFAVTIEEGEIEGTRHYLFSAGSGDALFGTAPSMDDRHHQILAVPIEETQLLRLHPDCLRNQVATADDQFLTRVDHWVNQLGTVLSAERKPPMQTIAEGAARFSLISQQTLQPSPNTVTWIQIQAGQARWMGFEGSGLHPQTGLIPLSDRMWIEAEAEVQLSTQPTAAVWQLDSLLAGLSQLHRQVLHGIEQQQQQTVAAELQRLQAQEQLNRQVTAEALGELASTLGHQTADFFADDSPLLMAAGAIGKALGVSIRPPAQSEDLKRVKDPLEAIMRASRVRMRRVLLRDNWWQRDCGPLATYTRQDNQLVALLPVAATRYELFNPGDRTYTPVTPEIAATLTPVAYMFYRPLPDKALNTLALLQFALKGCMKDLLVILLTGIAATLLGMLTPQATALLMDHAIPDANRGLLLQVGLGLLLVAFGSAVFRISQGLAILRVETISDAATQAAVWDRLLNLPIPFFRQYTTGDLQSRVTSISQMRRQLGGTTVINLVSALFALLNLGLLFYYSVKLALIAVAVAIVAIVVTTLSGVFLLRKVRPLLELQGSIFGQTVQLINGISKLRVAGAEERAFAIWSKQYSQQVKLNLSTQHIEDWVVLFNTLLPTVTSGILFWFTMQTLEEAKTVGTAGLTIGTFLAFNSAFGTFIKGATDLSNTATNVLQVIPQGKRAQPILSTVPEVDLSKADPGRLTGRITVEHVTFRYRDNGALTLDDVSLHAEPGEFIALVGGSGSGKSTLFRLLLGFETPESGTINYDGQDLAGVNVDAVRRQLGVVLQGGRLLSASIFENIASGAQITLDEAWEAARMAGFAEDVAAMPMEMHTVVSEGGGNLSGGQRQRLLIARALALKPRILLFDEATSALDNRTQAIVSESLDQLQVTRIVIAHRLSTIRNADRIYVLQAGRIVQQGNFDELANQEGLFAQLIARQVA comes from the coding sequence ATGGTTAGCCAATTAAGTCCCAGGGAATTGCAGGGAAAGGAATTTAATTTTCGTGGAAATCAACCGCTCTTATTAGATGATCCACAGATTGTTTGGGTGGTTCAGTCTGGTTCTGTTGCACTGTTTGCGGTGACGATCGAAGAGGGCGAGATTGAGGGAACACGCCACTATTTATTTAGTGCAGGTTCTGGAGATGCTCTATTTGGTACTGCTCCCAGTATGGACGATCGCCATCACCAGATCTTAGCCGTACCCATCGAAGAAACCCAATTACTAAGGCTGCATCCAGATTGTCTGAGAAACCAGGTTGCAACGGCGGATGATCAATTTCTCACACGGGTTGATCATTGGGTGAACCAACTGGGTACGGTTCTGTCTGCTGAACGGAAACCACCCATGCAGACTATTGCAGAAGGAGCCGCCCGATTTTCATTAATTAGCCAGCAAACGCTGCAACCCTCTCCAAATACAGTTACCTGGATACAGATCCAGGCAGGTCAAGCCCGTTGGATGGGATTTGAAGGATCGGGTTTGCACCCACAAACAGGGTTAATTCCACTCAGCGATCGCATGTGGATTGAAGCCGAAGCAGAGGTTCAACTTTCCACCCAGCCAACAGCGGCAGTCTGGCAACTTGATTCCTTACTGGCAGGGCTATCCCAGCTTCATCGGCAGGTTCTTCATGGGATCGAACAGCAGCAGCAGCAAACAGTTGCCGCAGAACTGCAACGCTTGCAAGCACAGGAACAGCTCAATCGCCAGGTGACGGCGGAAGCCTTAGGCGAACTGGCATCGACCCTGGGTCATCAAACCGCAGATTTCTTTGCTGACGATTCGCCCTTATTGATGGCAGCAGGGGCGATCGGCAAGGCTTTGGGAGTTTCCATTCGTCCCCCCGCTCAATCGGAGGACTTGAAGCGGGTGAAAGACCCCCTGGAAGCAATCATGCGGGCATCTAGAGTCAGAATGCGGCGGGTGTTACTGCGGGATAACTGGTGGCAAAGGGACTGCGGCCCCTTAGCGACCTACACCCGCCAGGATAATCAATTGGTCGCTTTGTTACCCGTTGCTGCCACCCGTTATGAATTGTTTAATCCTGGCGATCGCACCTACACCCCCGTAACCCCTGAAATCGCCGCAACGCTCACTCCCGTTGCTTACATGTTTTACCGTCCCTTACCGGATAAAGCACTGAACACCCTGGCACTGTTACAGTTTGCCCTCAAGGGATGCATGAAAGACTTACTGGTAATTTTACTGACTGGGATTGCCGCAACGCTGCTGGGAATGCTAACCCCCCAGGCAACGGCACTGTTGATGGATCATGCGATTCCCGATGCCAACCGGGGGCTGCTCCTGCAAGTGGGGCTGGGACTGTTGCTGGTGGCGTTTGGTAGCGCCGTGTTTCGCATTTCCCAGGGGCTTGCCATTCTGCGCGTAGAAACCATCTCGGATGCCGCCACTCAGGCAGCCGTGTGGGATCGGTTATTGAATCTGCCCATCCCCTTTTTCCGTCAGTACACCACCGGAGACCTGCAATCCCGTGTCACTTCAATTAGCCAGATGCGGCGACAACTGGGTGGCACAACCGTGATCAATCTTGTCAGCGCCCTTTTTGCCCTACTCAACCTGGGGCTTCTGTTTTACTACAGTGTAAAGTTAGCCTTAATTGCCGTTGCGGTCGCGATCGTAGCGATCGTCGTTACTACTCTGTCCGGCGTCTTTCTGCTGCGTAAGGTTCGTCCCCTGTTGGAACTCCAGGGAAGTATCTTTGGACAAACGGTGCAGCTGATTAATGGAATTTCAAAACTGCGGGTTGCGGGAGCTGAGGAGCGGGCTTTTGCCATCTGGAGTAAACAGTACAGCCAACAGGTAAAGCTCAACCTGAGCACCCAGCACATTGAAGATTGGGTTGTTCTATTCAATACCTTGCTGCCCACAGTCACCTCCGGCATCCTTTTTTGGTTTACGATGCAAACGTTGGAGGAAGCAAAAACGGTCGGAACGGCGGGTTTAACCATTGGCACATTTCTGGCATTTAACTCAGCCTTTGGCACGTTCATCAAAGGCGCGACAGACTTAAGCAATACGGCAACCAATGTGCTGCAAGTGATTCCCCAGGGAAAACGCGCCCAACCCATCCTAAGCACCGTCCCAGAGGTCGATCTGAGCAAAGCCGATCCGGGTCGGTTAACGGGCAGAATTACCGTTGAGCATGTGACGTTTCGCTATCGTGACAATGGGGCATTGACTCTAGACGATGTTAGCCTGCATGCGGAACCGGGTGAATTTATCGCGCTGGTTGGCGGGTCTGGGAGTGGTAAATCAACGTTGTTCCGGCTCCTGCTGGGGTTTGAGACACCCGAATCGGGAACGATTAATTATGACGGACAGGATCTGGCGGGGGTGAATGTGGATGCGGTACGTCGTCAGTTGGGGGTGGTTTTGCAAGGCGGGCGGTTACTTTCCGCATCGATTTTTGAAAATATTGCCAGTGGTGCCCAAATTACCCTGGATGAAGCCTGGGAAGCTGCCCGCATGGCTGGTTTTGCTGAAGATGTGGCAGCGATGCCGATGGAGATGCATACCGTGGTCAGTGAGGGTGGGGGCAATCTCTCTGGGGGGCAGCGCCAACGGTTGCTGATCGCCCGTGCCCTGGCACTGAAACCCCGCATTTTGCTATTTGATGAGGCAACCAGTGCGTTGGATAACCGGACTCAGGCGATCGTCAGCGAAAGTTTAGATCAATTACAGGTGACTCGAATTGTGATTGCCCACCGACTCAGCACCATTCGTAATGCCGATCGCATCTATGTCCTCCAGGCGGGTCGCATCGTGCAACAGGGCAACTTCGATGAACTGGCAAATCAGGAGGGTTTATTTGCCCAGTTAATTGCCCGCCAGGTTGCTTAG
- a CDS encoding helix-turn-helix transcriptional regulator, translated as MKPPEHSIKRLDYNQENASDGIVPQPAVLKSQGWNGVHLELHHQPTFATAEHDHTMHVLACGVFSCPGRQAPGTRSLDGKRQSERRGVGDIAVIPASAAHQCSWDAPAQFMVLAIEPTLLQQIGHDWVNPDHIDLLPRFMDERDDFLWGIFSTLRAEAERGGMGGYLLIDSLKTALVIHLLRHYCSTRPRLSNYSEGLSPSALTLVKDYIRAHLHQDLKLDEIAAIAQLSPYHFLRLFKQRVGITPYQYILRCRIDQAKYLLQRSELTIAEIAVKTGFCDQSHLTRYFKRITGMTPKQLLQLRSASL; from the coding sequence ATGAAACCACCAGAGCACTCGATTAAGCGACTGGATTACAACCAGGAAAATGCCTCTGATGGAATTGTCCCTCAGCCCGCTGTGCTGAAGAGTCAGGGCTGGAATGGTGTGCATCTTGAACTGCACCACCAACCCACCTTTGCGACGGCTGAACATGATCATACGATGCATGTGTTGGCTTGTGGGGTATTTAGCTGCCCAGGCAGGCAGGCACCCGGTACCCGATCGCTGGATGGTAAGCGGCAGTCAGAAAGACGCGGTGTCGGAGATATTGCCGTTATCCCTGCCAGTGCTGCCCACCAGTGTAGTTGGGATGCGCCCGCTCAATTTATGGTGCTGGCAATTGAACCGACCCTGCTACAACAGATCGGGCACGACTGGGTGAACCCTGACCACATTGACCTCTTACCCCGGTTTATGGACGAGCGGGATGATTTCCTTTGGGGCATCTTTTCCACCCTCCGAGCAGAAGCTGAGCGGGGTGGCATGGGAGGTTATTTACTCATAGATAGCCTCAAAACAGCATTAGTGATTCATTTACTGCGGCATTATTGTTCCACCCGACCCAGGCTCTCCAATTACTCAGAGGGGCTATCTCCAAGCGCCCTAACGCTGGTGAAAGACTATATCCGGGCGCACCTCCATCAGGATTTGAAGTTGGATGAGATTGCTGCGATCGCCCAACTCAGCCCTTACCATTTCCTGCGCTTGTTTAAACAACGGGTTGGGATAACACCCTACCAGTACATTTTGCGGTGTCGAATTGACCAGGCAAAGTATCTTTTACAACGGAGCGAATTGACCATTGCGGAAATTGCAGTGAAAACGGGCTTCTGCGATCAAAGCCATTTGACGCGCTACTTCAAACGCATCACAGGGATGACGCCGAAGCAACTCCTCCAGCTGCGATCTGCTTCTCTCTAA
- a CDS encoding MAPEG family protein: MQTVPTFAGHLPTHLSMTVPLWGLVIFILWTIAVVALLLTVRIRHLAAGGSPKDFAVINDESLLWRLFRVQSNLIENLPLYLGVVFLLLVRGVSGAVVDGFVGVYISFRLFHSIVHIAGANPVLRLVSLVIQLSCLVSLTFLAIFQSPLG; this comes from the coding sequence ATGCAAACTGTACCAACCTTCGCTGGGCACTTGCCCACCCATTTATCGATGACAGTTCCACTCTGGGGACTGGTAATTTTCATCCTATGGACGATCGCGGTCGTTGCCCTATTACTCACAGTTCGGATTCGCCATTTAGCAGCGGGGGGAAGTCCAAAAGATTTCGCTGTCATTAATGATGAAAGCTTGCTGTGGCGATTATTTCGCGTCCAGTCCAACCTCATAGAAAATTTACCGCTCTATCTAGGGGTTGTTTTTCTCCTGCTGGTGAGAGGGGTATCGGGAGCAGTGGTCGATGGGTTCGTGGGTGTTTACATCAGCTTTCGGTTGTTTCACTCCATCGTTCATATTGCAGGTGCTAACCCAGTTCTGCGGTTAGTTAGCTTGGTAATTCAACTGAGTTGCCTGGTTAGCCTGACTTTTCTGGCAATCTTCCAATCGCCCCTGGGATAA
- a CDS encoding PDDEXK nuclease domain-containing protein, which produces MSKDLLPGEYDSFLYGLKERIRNAQVRAALAVNRELVLLYWQLGRDILTRQQQQGWGAKVISQVAKDLQKAFPDMKGFSRTNLLYMRAFAEAYPDEPIVQQLAGQIPWFHNCILLDKVKNPEERLWYIQQTIQHGWSRSVLIQRVESGLYRRQGEAALTNFNQTLPQPQSELAQQILRDPYNFDFLSLGNEAQERELEIALIRHIREFLLEMGVGFAFVGSQYPIQVSGKEYRLDLLFYHFRLHCFVVVDLKTVEFEPEFSGKMNFYVSAVDDLLRSPIDHPTIGIILCKTQDQTIVEYALRDVSKPIGISTYQLKHALPEPLKGNLPTIEELEMQLNRLSVEPDS; this is translated from the coding sequence ATGAGTAAAGACCTCCTACCCGGCGAGTACGACAGCTTTTTATACGGGCTAAAAGAGCGCATTCGTAACGCTCAGGTGCGGGCGGCATTGGCAGTCAACCGGGAACTCGTCCTGCTTTATTGGCAGCTTGGGCGAGATATCTTGACGCGCCAACAACAGCAGGGATGGGGCGCAAAGGTCATTAGCCAGGTGGCAAAAGACTTACAAAAAGCGTTTCCCGATATGAAGGGCTTTTCCCGCACCAATTTGCTTTACATGCGAGCGTTTGCCGAAGCCTACCCGGATGAACCAATTGTCCAGCAACTTGCTGGACAAATTCCCTGGTTCCATAACTGTATATTACTGGATAAGGTAAAAAATCCAGAGGAGCGGTTGTGGTACATTCAGCAGACGATTCAACATGGCTGGAGCCGCAGTGTTCTGATTCAACGGGTTGAAAGCGGTTTGTATCGGAGGCAAGGGGAAGCAGCCTTGACTAATTTCAATCAAACGCTTCCCCAGCCTCAATCGGAATTGGCGCAGCAAATTTTGCGTGATCCTTATAATTTTGACTTTTTGAGCCTGGGAAATGAAGCGCAGGAACGAGAACTGGAAATAGCGCTAATTCGACATATTCGGGAATTTTTGCTGGAAATGGGAGTCGGATTTGCGTTTGTGGGTAGCCAATATCCGATTCAGGTTAGTGGAAAGGAATACAGACTGGATTTACTATTCTATCATTTTCGGCTGCATTGCTTTGTGGTAGTCGATTTGAAAACGGTGGAGTTTGAACCTGAGTTTTCTGGCAAGATGAACTTCTATGTGTCGGCAGTCGATGATTTATTGCGTAGCCCGATCGATCATCCGACGATCGGAATTATTCTCTGTAAAACCCAGGATCAGACCATCGTGGAGTATGCGCTGCGGGATGTCAGTAAGCCCATTGGGATTTCAACCTACCAACTCAAGCATGCACTGCCAGAGCCATTGAAGGGGAATTTGCCAACCATCGAAGAGTTAGAGATGCAGTTGAACCGTTTGTCAGTTGAACCTGACTCATGA